The DNA sequence GTGGAGTACGCATCGGCCATCAGCTCGACGCCCTCTCCTTCTACCGGCGACTTCGCGTCCCGGCCGCCCGCGATCTTCGGCGCGATGAAGATCAGCCCTCGGTCAACGAGCCCCGCCGCGATCATCGAGGCGGCAAGCTCCCCGCCGCCCTCCAGCAGGAGGGTGTGGATCCCCATCTTGCCGAGTTCGACGAGCAGGCAGCGCAGGTCGATTCGGCCATCGTTATCCTGAATACCCAGAATCCGCACGCCCGCACTCCGCAGCTTGCCCAGATTCGCCTCCGGAGCGCCCTGCTTCGTCACGATGATGGTCGGCGCCTCGCCGCTCAGCACCTTCGCATCGGCGGGCACTCGCCCCTCGCTGTCTACCACTATCCTTATCGGCTGATTCTTGATATTCTTGGCGTTCTTGGCGTCTTGGCGGTTCCCGATCCGGGCCGTGAGCGATGGATTGTCGGCCAGCACCGTCCCGATGCCGACCATGATCGCGTCCGACTGAGCGCGCAGCCGGTGGACGTATCGTCTCGATGCCTCGCCGCTCACCCAGCCTGAGTCGCCGGTTCGCGTGGCGATCTTGCCGTCCAGCGTCATCGCCGCCTTCCAGAGCACGAACGGCCGCCCGCAGGTCACGCGTTTGACGAATCCGCGGTTCAGTTCCCGTGCCTCGGACTCGAGCAGCCCGATCTCGACCTCGATCCCCGCCGCTCGAAGCGCCTCGATCCCCTTGCCGGCGACCAGTGGATTCGGATCCACCATCGCGGCGTAGACCTTCCGAATCCCGGCCTTGATGATGGCATCCGTGCACGGCCCGGTCTTCCCATGATGGCAGCACGGCTCCAGGTTGACGTAGAGATCGGCACCGTGCGCCAGGTCGCCCGCCGCGAGTAGCGCGAAAACCTCCGCGTGCGGCTCTCCGGCCCTTGGGTGATATCCCTCGCCGACAACTCGCCCCTCTCTTGCGACCACAGCCCCGACCATAGGGTTGGGGCTGGTTCGTCCACGCCGCGCGAGCCTCAGAGATCGTTTCATGAACCGGCTATCCGTCATCTGTGGGCGTCCGCGTCCATCGGAGATTCGTGATCCCTCAGTTCCTCGCAGTTCTGCTTCCTCTCCGCGCCGAAGCGAAGCACGACCTGCTTCAGGTCCGCCATCGCCATCAGCACCACCGCCACCGCGAGCGAGAAGCACGCGAACCACCATCCGACCGCCGCCAGCGGGTGATACGTACGGGCCGGACCGTCGCCGACCAGGATCATCGCGAGTATCAGAAGGATGAAGAGGCCGGACAGCAGGCGCAGGGCTTTCTGCCTGCGGTTGACGAGCCGCTCGCCGGTGATCCAGCCGCGAATCTCCATGAAGATCAGCACGACCACCAGCGCCATCCCGAATGCGAACACAGTCTGCAGGATCGGCGAACCCATTGCATCACCCCGCGCAAGCGGCCCTGAGGGACTCGATCGCACTCTTGAGGCCGCCTACGTTATCGAAGACGAACGATCCTGCGACGAGCACGTTCGCTCCGGCGGCGACTATCCGCGCGCACGTGTCGAGGTTCACTCCGCCGTCAACGTAGATGTCGAGTTCGGGCGCCATCTTCCTCGCTTCTGCGATCTTGGCGTACATCGCCGGGATGAACTCCTGCCCGCCGAACCCCGGGTTCACCGTCATGATGAGCAGCAGGTCAATGTCCTCGATCACGTTCTCTATCGTGCAGAGCGGCGTGGCCGGGTTCAACGAGACCCCCGCAAGCGCGCCGGTCTCCTTGATCTGCTGGATCGTTCGGTGAATATGCGGGCACGTCTCGACGTGAACGGTGATCGAGTCGCATCCGGCCTTGACGAAATCCTCGAGGATCTCCTCCGGGCGCTCGATCATCAGGTGGCCGTCGAATCGCAGGTCGGTCTTGTCCCTGATGCTGTGGACCACAAGCGGCCCGAATGTGATGTTCGGAACGAACCGGCCGTCCATCACGTCGAGGTGCAGGCAGTCCGCACCGGCATCTGCCGCCGCGCGCACATCGCGTTCCAGATTGGCAAAATCGGCCGACAGGAGCGACGGAGCGATCTTCGACTTCATTTCTTCAGCTCCTTGATAAGCTTGTCGTCTATGTAGATGCGGATCGAGACCTTCTTCCCGATGCCGGGAACGGTCTGTTCGATGACGTCGCCGGGATGCGCGATCTCCGAGTAGACCACGTTCTCCCCGTAATCGTCCACGACCGTGATCTGGATCATCTGGTTCTCTCGCCCGGAAGGGACTTGGAAAGCCACGTCGAAGTAACGCGGCTTTGCCGGAATCTCCGTGCTTCCGCCCGACGATGTGTCCTCGGACAGCGAGAAATCCTCTTCCGTTGGTTTGGGTCCGAGGCTTATCACCAGATCAACCGGATCGTTCCGCATGAGTCGCGTGCCCGGCTCGGATGACTGCTTGATGACGTTGCCGGCCTCGACGGAGTCGCTGTATTCCTGCGTGACGTTGCCCGCCGTAAGGTTCGCGTCCATCAGGCGCTTCCTCGCGGTCTCCTCGGGCAGGGTGGTCAGCCTCGGCACGCGCGCGTACTTCGATCCCCTGCTGACCCATACGTCAACCGTCTTGCCGGCTTTAATCGTTCGCCCTGGTGCCGGGTTCGAGAAGTAGACGAAGCCCTCCGCGTACTTCTCGTTGAACTCTTCGGCCTTTACTAACAGCCTGACCTTGCTCTCGGCCGCCATCTGCCGGGCCGTCGTTATGTCCTTGCCGACGATCTCCGGAACCTGTGTCTCCCCCGGGTTCATCCACACGAATGCTATCACTGCGGCGGCTATGACCCCTATGATCGTCACAGTGATGGCGAGCGTCCTGAGAATCATCGAGAGCACCGCCGGCTCGGAATCGTCCATCTCCGGGTCGTCCTCGAGAATCGGTTCGAGCATCCTGGTCTTCGTCGGAGGCGACCACGTCGTAGTGCCGGGCAGGTCGAGGCCCTCGCGGACCGATCTCAGATCGTTGAGCATCGCCTTGGCAGATCGAAACCTGCCTCCCGGTTCTTTCTGCAGGGCGCGGGTGATCAGGGCCTCGAATGCCTTCGGGACTCCGGGGTTGCCCGCCCTGATGGAGGGTATCGGGTCCCTGCCGTGCTTTATCGCGATTGCGATCGGGGTGTCCGCATCGTACGGCACGTTCCCGGTCAGCAGTTCGTACATGATGATCCCGAGAGAGTATAGGTCCGACTGCGCCGTCGCGGCGACCCCCTCGGCGACCTCCGGGGCCATGTAGTGTACCGATCTCATCATCGCCGTCGTGCGGACGGATTGGGAGGCGCTGACGGCGCTGCCGACCCAGAAGTCCGTCAGCTTGACATAGCCTTCCGGTGTGACGATGATGTTTCGCGGTCTCAGATCGCCGTGGACGAAACCCCGTCTGTGCGCGAAATCGAGCGCGTCGCAGATGGCGATGCCGAAGTCAACTGCGGTTGCGAGGGTGAACGGGGCGCTTCGATGGATTCGCTCCTTGAGGTCTACGCCCTCGACGTATTCCGTGACGACGAAGTACGAGCCGTCCTCCTCGCCGCAATCGTAGACCGCCGCAATGCCGGGGTGGGAGAGGCCGACCATCGCCTGCGCCTCGACCAGCATCCGTTCCGCGAACATGCGGTTGGAGGCATGCTGGGCAAGAAGTGCTTTGACGGCTACCGTTCGGCTGTCAATCTTGTCGTCGGCCCTGTAGACCGTGAAAAGGCTGCCGTCCCCGATCTTTTCTTGAACCTCATAGCGGTGCTTGAGCACAGTGCCTGTCAAAGACCCCTACTCCTGTGCCTGGTTCGTACTCGTACCCCTGCTCGTACTCGTACTCGGCTTTCTTCTTCCGAGGCGACTCACCATCCGCCCGCAGGACAGCCCCGCGAGGATGATGAGCATCGCCCAGTATGTATACGTGAGATCCAGGCTCCTGGTGCCGAAGTACCTGTCCAGGAACTGCACGGCCACGATCACGAGCCAGACCGACCCCACGATTTCGCTTGCCAGTTCACCCAGTTTGCGCATGTTTGGTACTCGTTCCGGGTCAGACCGGTCAGACTTGCAGCTTCACCTGCATCCCCAGCGCCCGCACAATCACCGCGGGCGTCACATCGTCCGAGACGAACGCCGAGCCGATCTCTTTTGCGAGCACGAACCGCAGCTTCCCGTGCGCTATCTTCTTGTCGAGCTTCATCGCCTCGACGACAGCTTCCGGAGTAACATTGGTGGGGGGCCTGTACGGCAGTCTCGCCCGGACCAGCAGGTCCGCGATCCGCAGGGCGAGCGACTGATCCGCTATCCCTATCTGATGCGATATCAGCGCCGCCGTTACCATCCCGATCGCCACCGCCTCGCCGTGGAGCAACGTCTTGTACCCCGTGAGCGACTCGATCGCATGGCCGACTGTGTGCCCGTAGTTCAGGACCGCGCGAAGGCCTGACTCCCGCTCATCGCGCGTGACGACCGACGCTTTGAGTTCGACAGACCGCCGGACTACGTGCGCCAGCGGCCCTTCTTCGAGGCGCATCACGGCGGGCAGGTTTCGCTCCAGATAAGCGTAATACTCGCCGTCGAGGATTATACCATGTTTGATGACCTCGGCCAAACCCGAGCCGAACTGCACCTTGGGAAGCGTCCGAAGCGTTCCGGTGTCAGCAAGCACGATCTTGGGCTGGTAGAACGCGCCGACGAGGTTCTTGCCCCTCGGAAGGTCCACGCCGACCTTCCCGCCGACGCTCGCATCTACCTGGGCGAGGAGCGAGGTCGGCATCTGCACGAAGTCCACGCCGCGCAGGTACGTCGCCGCGACGAAGCCGGCCAAGTCGCCGACCACCCCGCCGCCTAGCCCGATCACCATGCCGGTCCGGTCAATGCGGTGGTCGAGCATCTTCTCGTAGACGCCTCGCACGGTATTCAGTGTCTTGTACCGCTCGCCTGCCGGGACGGTGATGACGTGCGCGGTGATGCCTGACTCTTCCAGGCTCTTCACGACGCGCGCGGCATAGAGCTTCCCGATCCGGGGATTGGTCACGATCGCAGCCGCTCGCGCCTTCGTCACCCCGGCGATCAGCTCGCCGGATGCCTCCAGCACCCCCGCGCCGACGTGCACGTCGTAACTCCGCTCACCAAGCCCAACTCGAACAACGCTCGTGCTCATACCAGTACTCCTGATCGTACTCGAAAGCCGACATAAGAGCCTGCTCCACGGCTGGCGTCTAGCATGCCTCTCTACCCGTGATTCTCCAAATAGTCATCCACTGCCGCTGAGATCTCTGCCACCACGGGCTGCAACTCCTCGCGCAGTCTCTCAACCGTCATCCTGCCAATCTCGATCTTCTTGCTGCCAACGCCGTTCCACGCGCCCCCCAGTGCCAGCAGGTCCGCGTAGTAACGCCTCATGTGTGCTTGCAGATTCCGTCTTCGTTGCTGATAGCGCTCTATGAGGCCTGGGGAATAGTGGCCCCCGGCCTGAGCCTGGGTCTCATACGGGTCTATCTCCCAATGCAGGTACACCCGAAAGGTGGCTGTCCTTCCCGGGACCGCTCGCTGAAACTGGGGCTCGATGTGTATGAAGGTCGGCAAGTCACCCCCGTTCGATGGGAAATGCCATGCAGCCTTTGACATGGCGCATGCGTAGAAGTGGCGCCCTGGTGGATTCCAGTCGATGAAGTACTCAATCTCCAAGTCGTCTGGTAAGGTTAGCGCTCGCAGTACGCTCTGGAACACCTCATATCCGGCGTCCGAGTCCAACACGTCCTGCACACACATGTCCGCATTGACCTCCTCGTCTGATGCTTATCCCTGATGTACTCATTCCTGTTCACCCCAAGTGCTCTCAGAATGTTCTCGTCCACGCCTGAATCCCTCACGCCGTCATTGAGAAAATGGAGTGGCAGAACCCCCCACCACTCCATCGCTCCAATACTCCGTTACTCCTCGAAACCGCTCACTCCAATCGGTCGAGCGGCTTCAGTCCCGCGTCCCAGGCCGCCGCCTCGATCCCGTCGAGGTTCTCTCCCTTGACGACGAACGCCGCCCGCTTCCCGCGTTCCAGGATACACCCATAGGCGTCGGTGACGTTCAACTGTGCCTTCTCGATCGCCTTCGATAGCGTTACGAGCGCGCCCGGCCTGTCCGGGATCTCGATGCATGCCACCGGGCTCAGCGCGGCGGCGATCCCCGCGCCCGAGAGAATGTCCTTCGCGCGGACAGGCTCGGCCGTCAGGATCTTCAGCACCCCGAACTGCCCCTCGTCGGCAAGCTCCAGCGCCAGGATGTCAACTCCCGCGTCACCGAGCAGTTCGGCCACCCGTGACAGCTTGCCGGGCTTGTTCTCAAGGAAGACTCTGACCTCGTTATACATGGCGATCTCCTATTACATGTCAGACCGTTCTTCGATATGCTGCGCTGCTCAGAACTAGCGGGTCCCGTCTCCCGGGCAATCCACACCGTCAGCACTGAGTAGTCCTGGCGAATGACAGGACGTATCGAA is a window from the Armatimonadota bacterium genome containing:
- a CDS encoding protein kinase, which codes for MTGTVLKHRYEVQEKIGDGSLFTVYRADDKIDSRTVAVKALLAQHASNRMFAERMLVEAQAMVGLSHPGIAAVYDCGEEDGSYFVVTEYVEGVDLKERIHRSAPFTLATAVDFGIAICDALDFAHRRGFVHGDLRPRNIIVTPEGYVKLTDFWVGSAVSASQSVRTTAMMRSVHYMAPEVAEGVAATAQSDLYSLGIIMYELLTGNVPYDADTPIAIAIKHGRDPIPSIRAGNPGVPKAFEALITRALQKEPGGRFRSAKAMLNDLRSVREGLDLPGTTTWSPPTKTRMLEPILEDDPEMDDSEPAVLSMILRTLAITVTIIGVIAAAVIAFVWMNPGETQVPEIVGKDITTARQMAAESKVRLLVKAEEFNEKYAEGFVYFSNPAPGRTIKAGKTVDVWVSRGSKYARVPRLTTLPEETARKRLMDANLTAGNVTQEYSDSVEAGNVIKQSSEPGTRLMRNDPVDLVISLGPKPTEEDFSLSEDTSSGGSTEIPAKPRYFDVAFQVPSGRENQMIQITVVDDYGENVVYSEIAHPGDVIEQTVPGIGKKVSIRIYIDDKLIKELKK
- the ribD gene encoding bifunctional diaminohydroxyphosphoribosylaminopyrimidine deaminase/5-amino-6-(5-phosphoribosylamino)uracil reductase RibD; its protein translation is MTDSRFMKRSLRLARRGRTSPNPMVGAVVAREGRVVGEGYHPRAGEPHAEVFALLAAGDLAHGADLYVNLEPCCHHGKTGPCTDAIIKAGIRKVYAAMVDPNPLVAGKGIEALRAAGIEVEIGLLESEARELNRGFVKRVTCGRPFVLWKAAMTLDGKIATRTGDSGWVSGEASRRYVHRLRAQSDAIMVGIGTVLADNPSLTARIGNRQDAKNAKNIKNQPIRIVVDSEGRVPADAKVLSGEAPTIIVTKQGAPEANLGKLRSAGVRILGIQDNDGRIDLRCLLVELGKMGIHTLLLEGGGELAASMIAAGLVDRGLIFIAPKIAGGRDAKSPVEGEGVELMADAYSTSKPRVRRFGHDVALEFNF
- a CDS encoding ribulose-phosphate 3-epimerase — translated: MKSKIAPSLLSADFANLERDVRAAADAGADCLHLDVMDGRFVPNITFGPLVVHSIRDKTDLRFDGHLMIERPEEILEDFVKAGCDSITVHVETCPHIHRTIQQIKETGALAGVSLNPATPLCTIENVIEDIDLLLIMTVNPGFGGQEFIPAMYAKIAEARKMAPELDIYVDGGVNLDTCARIVAAGANVLVAGSFVFDNVGGLKSAIESLRAACAG
- the aroB gene encoding 3-dehydroquinate synthase, coding for MSTSVVRVGLGERSYDVHVGAGVLEASGELIAGVTKARAAAIVTNPRIGKLYAARVVKSLEESGITAHVITVPAGERYKTLNTVRGVYEKMLDHRIDRTGMVIGLGGGVVGDLAGFVAATYLRGVDFVQMPTSLLAQVDASVGGKVGVDLPRGKNLVGAFYQPKIVLADTGTLRTLPKVQFGSGLAEVIKHGIILDGEYYAYLERNLPAVMRLEEGPLAHVVRRSVELKASVVTRDERESGLRAVLNYGHTVGHAIESLTGYKTLLHGEAVAIGMVTAALISHQIGIADQSLALRIADLLVRARLPYRPPTNVTPEAVVEAMKLDKKIAHGKLRFVLAKEIGSAFVSDDVTPAVIVRALGMQVKLQV